One segment of Amycolatopsis alba DSM 44262 DNA contains the following:
- a CDS encoding trypsin-like serine protease, whose product MSRKRIFGVVALTLAALAPAAGIAVAADSSRAVAPTDVASLPSGGVHGQSIGGSPASVKDYPYVIAALREGGSRPKGQSCSGSVIAPRKVMVAAHCKELAGEKSVLYGLDDLKSAGGTQLKAVDYKLHPKFTQPWNGYDVAVITVDGDIPAPPGGYAKVATSADTGLETPGKDGFSLGYGKKDINDSAQDVTLHKLTLPIVDASQCTGVENGVDPKTMICAGYSDGRKTVLPGDSGGPFVVGGKVVGITSWSRSDFRWYSVYSRLNNDMGDWVAEQIGGEQPGDAFTLAASPSLVKVLPGKYVSASVTSKPGKNGAENVTLSASGLPEGAKATFQPATIKAGEVAKLTIETAAGTPEKAYQVTISGKGTTETATAGLTLTVGSGEPPAGDLKVTVNPSSGSGRAGSLVSATVTATGGSGSITLSASGSGLPINPMFSPRSVSSGGSSTMQVFAPFRPGTYPVTVTAKDSGGKTATATYTLTVQ is encoded by the coding sequence GTGAGCAGAAAACGGATCTTCGGCGTGGTCGCCCTGACCCTGGCCGCGCTGGCACCGGCGGCGGGTATCGCCGTCGCGGCCGACTCCTCCCGTGCCGTCGCCCCCACCGATGTCGCGTCCTTGCCTTCGGGCGGCGTCCACGGCCAGAGCATCGGCGGCTCGCCCGCGTCGGTGAAGGACTACCCGTACGTCATCGCCGCCCTGCGGGAAGGTGGCTCGCGGCCGAAGGGGCAGAGCTGTTCCGGCTCCGTCATCGCGCCGCGGAAGGTCATGGTCGCGGCCCACTGCAAGGAACTGGCGGGCGAGAAGAGCGTCCTTTATGGACTCGACGACCTCAAGAGCGCGGGCGGCACGCAGCTGAAGGCCGTCGACTACAAGCTCCACCCCAAGTTCACCCAGCCCTGGAACGGCTACGACGTCGCCGTGATCACCGTCGACGGCGACATCCCGGCCCCGCCGGGCGGCTACGCGAAGGTCGCCACCTCCGCCGACACCGGCCTGGAGACGCCCGGCAAGGACGGGTTCAGCCTCGGCTACGGCAAGAAGGACATCAACGACTCCGCTCAGGACGTCACCCTGCACAAGCTGACCCTGCCGATCGTCGACGCGAGCCAGTGCACCGGCGTGGAGAACGGCGTCGACCCGAAGACGATGATCTGCGCCGGGTACTCCGACGGCCGCAAGACCGTCCTGCCCGGTGACAGCGGCGGCCCGTTCGTCGTCGGCGGGAAGGTCGTCGGGATCACCTCCTGGAGCCGCAGCGACTTCCGCTGGTACAGCGTCTACAGCAGGCTCAACAACGACATGGGGGACTGGGTCGCCGAGCAGATCGGCGGCGAGCAGCCGGGAGACGCCTTCACCCTCGCCGCGTCGCCTTCGTTGGTGAAGGTGCTGCCGGGGAAGTACGTGTCGGCGAGTGTCACGAGCAAGCCGGGCAAGAACGGCGCGGAGAACGTCACGCTTTCGGCATCGGGGCTGCCCGAGGGCGCCAAGGCCACGTTCCAGCCCGCCACGATCAAGGCGGGCGAAGTGGCGAAACTGACCATCGAGACCGCCGCCGGAACGCCGGAAAAAGCTTATCAGGTCACGATTTCCGGAAAGGGCACGACCGAGACGGCCACCGCCGGGCTCACCCTCACCGTCGGGTCGGGCGAACCTCCCGCGGGCGACCTGAAGGTGACCGTGAACCCGTCGTCCGGCTCCGGCCGCGCGGGCTCGCTGGTGAGCGCCACCGTCACCGCGACCGGCGGCAGCGGCTCGATCACATTGTCCGCCAGTGGTTCCGGGCTGCCGATCAACCCGATGTTCTCGCCGCGGAGCGTGTCCAGCGGCGGCAGCTCGACCATGCAGGTCTTCGCGCCGTTCCGGCCGGGCACGTACCCGGTCACGGTGACCGCCAAGGACAGCGGCGGCAAGACCGCGACCGCCACGTACACCCTCACCGTCCAGTGA
- a CDS encoding TetR/AcrR family transcriptional regulator: MSNIGGRPAKIARDDILRAGRELGMRRLSVKAVAARLGVTATALYRHVDGRWGLERLVGESILAELRLQDDHDHDLEQHLLSFALQMRAFVLEKPGLVTYLQLLFPRGDGGQRLLNTEVDALVRRGYAPAEAIVLSGAVASLTIAMTASEENSMAAEEADGDGLDRERQAVRDRLAVDDRLAAPSAALPQVPRPEYVRLLLTASIRGLIGSCPPGRPVAEMVADLASTGKGL; this comes from the coding sequence ATGTCCAATATCGGGGGCCGTCCGGCCAAGATCGCGAGGGACGACATCCTGCGCGCCGGACGGGAGCTCGGGATGCGACGGCTCAGCGTGAAGGCGGTCGCGGCCCGGCTGGGGGTGACCGCGACCGCTCTCTACCGGCACGTCGACGGCCGGTGGGGGCTGGAGCGGCTGGTCGGGGAGAGCATCCTGGCCGAGCTGCGGCTTCAGGACGATCATGACCACGACCTCGAACAGCACCTGCTGTCGTTCGCCCTGCAGATGCGGGCCTTCGTGCTGGAGAAGCCGGGCCTGGTCACCTATCTGCAGCTGTTGTTCCCGCGTGGGGACGGCGGTCAGCGCCTGCTGAACACCGAGGTCGACGCGCTCGTCCGCCGGGGGTACGCGCCCGCCGAGGCGATCGTGCTCAGCGGCGCGGTCGCGTCGCTGACCATCGCGATGACGGCGTCCGAGGAGAACAGCATGGCGGCCGAGGAGGCCGACGGCGACGGGCTGGACCGGGAGCGGCAGGCGGTCCGCGACCGGCTGGCCGTCGACGATCGGCTCGCCGCGCCGTCCGCCGCGTTGCCGCAGGTGCCGCGGCCCGAGTACGTGCGGTTGCTGCTGACCGCGTCGATCCGCGGCCTGATCGGGTCCTGCCCGCCGGGCAGGCCGGTCGCCGAGATGGTGGCCGATCTGGCGTCCACCGGGAAGGGGCTGTGA
- a CDS encoding S8 family serine peptidase, with product MRDKTKSLLALGLSIPLLALGAGTAVAAEGAVIPAKEHYGDQYIVVLHDVAAAGQAVSADLAKRYGGEVRSVWTTAVRGFSAKNMTPAEARKLAADPSVKAVYEDGTARGTGTQQNPTWGLDRVDQKDLPLDKAYTYPNEGAGVTAYDIDSGINPSNPEYEGRASLGKDFMGGDGKDCNGHGSHTAGTISSKTYGVAKKVKIVGLKALGCDNTGPDSGIIDAVDWVTANAQKPAVANMSLTMDAPGVGDDALKRSIASGVVYGVAAGNASTDACNTSPARVPEAITVNASDSSDNRSSFSNYGSCTDIFAPGTNITSLSPNNGGSAGMSGTSMATPHVVGAAALYLSANPGATPQQVRDALVNGASSGVIKNAGSGSPNKLLNVSSIGSGGPGPKCGAKSNTTPVSIPDAGAAVTSSVTQEGCDGKASASLPVKVDVSHTYSADLVLDLIGPSGKAYRLKGSGGVGSADGVHQTFTVDASGEAANGTWKLSAQDVYRFDTGSIDGFTVTF from the coding sequence ATGCGTGACAAGACGAAATCCTTGCTGGCACTCGGTTTGTCGATCCCGCTGCTCGCACTCGGCGCCGGAACCGCCGTCGCCGCCGAAGGTGCGGTGATTCCCGCCAAGGAACACTACGGCGACCAGTACATCGTCGTCCTTCACGACGTCGCCGCGGCCGGGCAGGCGGTGTCCGCCGATCTGGCGAAGCGGTACGGCGGCGAGGTCCGCTCGGTGTGGACCACGGCCGTCCGCGGGTTCTCGGCCAAGAACATGACCCCGGCCGAAGCGCGGAAACTGGCCGCGGACCCGTCGGTCAAGGCGGTCTACGAAGACGGTACCGCACGCGGCACGGGCACCCAGCAGAACCCGACGTGGGGCCTGGACCGGGTCGACCAGAAGGACCTCCCGCTCGACAAGGCCTACACCTATCCCAACGAGGGCGCGGGCGTCACCGCCTACGACATCGACAGCGGCATCAACCCGTCGAACCCGGAGTACGAAGGCCGCGCCAGTCTCGGCAAGGACTTCATGGGCGGAGACGGCAAGGATTGCAACGGGCACGGCAGTCACACGGCTGGCACGATCAGCAGCAAGACCTACGGTGTGGCGAAGAAGGTCAAGATCGTCGGGCTGAAGGCACTGGGCTGCGACAACACCGGTCCGGACTCCGGCATCATCGACGCCGTCGACTGGGTGACGGCCAACGCGCAGAAGCCCGCCGTGGCGAACATGAGCCTGACGATGGACGCTCCCGGCGTCGGTGACGACGCGCTCAAGCGGTCGATCGCCTCGGGCGTCGTCTACGGCGTGGCGGCGGGCAACGCCTCCACCGACGCCTGCAACACCAGCCCGGCCCGCGTGCCGGAAGCGATCACGGTCAACGCTTCGGACTCCAGCGACAACCGGTCGTCGTTCTCGAACTACGGCAGCTGTACCGACATCTTCGCGCCCGGCACGAACATCACGTCGCTGAGCCCGAACAACGGTGGTTCGGCGGGTATGAGCGGGACCTCGATGGCGACGCCGCACGTCGTCGGCGCGGCCGCGCTCTACCTGTCGGCCAATCCTGGCGCCACGCCGCAGCAGGTCCGGGACGCGCTGGTGAACGGCGCGAGCTCGGGTGTCATCAAGAACGCGGGCAGCGGTTCGCCGAACAAGCTGCTGAACGTGTCGTCCATCGGCAGCGGCGGCCCCGGCCCGAAGTGCGGCGCCAAGTCGAACACCACGCCGGTGTCCATTCCGGACGCCGGGGCGGCGGTGACCAGTTCGGTGACCCAGGAAGGCTGTGACGGCAAGGCTTCCGCGTCGTTGCCGGTCAAGGTGGACGTGTCGCACACCTACAGCGCCGACCTCGTCCTCGACCTGATCGGGCCGAGCGGCAAGGCCTACCGGCTCAAGGGTTCCGGCGGTGTCGGCTCGGCAGACGGGGTGCACCAGACCTTCACGGTCGACGCCTCCGGTGAGGCGGCCAACGGCACCTGGAAGCTGAGCGCGCAGGACGTGTACCGGTTCGACACCGGGAGCATCGACGGTTTCACCGTCACGTTCTGA
- a CDS encoding ABC transporter ATP-binding protein/permease gives MARGFQGAVMRGFGARDHEATVVETQEITPGFVRVRFVSPTLFEDVVVEPTAWLRFWFPDPEGGQTEFQRAYTLTEADPESGRFAIDVVLHEPAGPASHWLREARPGSTVPVMSLGSSSFAVPAEPPAGYLLIGDSASIPAINAILEVVPADLPVELYLEEHDETDRLIPLGHHARLAVHWVPRLDATSLAAAIETRDWSDWQAWLAPEAGSLKHLKTRLRDTFGFPKSEVHGRAYWYYGRAMGGFRGEKEAPAPEAPKPVEKATKGAWRAQAAGRLLAPVRRTLIFAGILQAIVTLIGLTPFVLLVELVRRLLTGGESLWAIGVAALVLLGVGTLLESALVLWLHAADARFARDLRQRLLGKLARLPLGWFTARGSGTVAKLVQGDTLSLHYLVTHAVPDAVAAVVAPVAVLVYLFAVDWRLALVLLVPILVYLVTTSIMVVQSGPKTGQAMRWAERMAGEAGAYLEGQPVIRVFGGAAASSFRRRLDGYIGFLGDWQRPFTGKKTMLDFATRPATFLLLITGAGILMAMEPVTLISFLLLGTTFGARLLGIGYGLGGVREGMLAARRIQVVLDEPELSTVELEVRDGVEPGTVELDRVGFAYRTGVPVLENVSLTLRPGTVTALVGPSGAGKSTLAALVARFHDVTEGTIRVGGRDVRSFAADELYGRVGFVLQDPQLVQGTVRENIALAVPGATEEQVTAAARDAQIHERILRLPQGYDTVLGAGSQLSGGERQRVAIARTILADAPVLVLDEATAFADPESEYLVQQALDRLTACRTVLVIAHRLHTVTGADRIVVLDHGKIAESGTHEELLASDGRYTRLWQAGAGAGVTA, from the coding sequence ATGGCGCGCGGGTTCCAAGGCGCGGTGATGCGGGGTTTCGGGGCCAGGGACCACGAAGCGACCGTCGTCGAAACCCAAGAGATAACGCCGGGTTTCGTGCGGGTCAGGTTCGTCTCGCCGACGTTGTTCGAAGACGTCGTCGTGGAGCCGACGGCCTGGCTCCGGTTCTGGTTCCCGGACCCGGAAGGCGGCCAGACGGAGTTCCAGCGCGCGTACACGCTCACCGAAGCCGATCCGGAGTCGGGCAGGTTCGCGATCGACGTCGTCCTGCACGAACCCGCCGGTCCCGCGTCGCACTGGTTGCGGGAAGCGCGGCCGGGGTCGACGGTTCCGGTGATGTCGCTGGGTTCGTCGTCCTTCGCGGTGCCTGCCGAACCGCCCGCCGGCTATCTGCTGATCGGCGACTCCGCCTCGATCCCCGCGATCAACGCGATCCTCGAAGTGGTCCCGGCGGACCTCCCCGTCGAGCTCTATCTCGAAGAGCACGACGAGACCGACCGGCTGATCCCGCTGGGCCACCACGCGAGGCTGGCCGTGCACTGGGTGCCGCGCCTGGACGCGACGTCGCTGGCCGCGGCGATCGAGACGCGCGACTGGTCGGACTGGCAGGCGTGGCTGGCACCCGAAGCGGGCTCGCTCAAACATCTCAAGACCCGCCTGCGGGACACGTTCGGTTTCCCCAAGTCCGAGGTGCACGGCCGGGCGTACTGGTACTACGGCCGGGCCATGGGCGGGTTCCGCGGCGAGAAGGAAGCACCGGCGCCCGAGGCCCCGAAGCCGGTCGAGAAGGCGACCAAGGGGGCTTGGCGGGCACAGGCCGCCGGACGGCTGCTCGCGCCGGTGCGGCGCACGCTGATCTTCGCCGGGATCCTGCAGGCCATCGTGACCCTGATCGGTCTCACGCCGTTCGTGCTGCTGGTGGAGCTGGTCCGGCGGCTGCTCACGGGCGGCGAATCGCTGTGGGCGATCGGTGTTGCGGCGCTGGTGCTGCTCGGCGTGGGAACACTGCTCGAGTCCGCGCTCGTGCTCTGGCTGCACGCGGCCGACGCGCGGTTCGCCCGTGACCTGCGGCAGCGGTTGCTGGGCAAGCTCGCGAGGCTTCCGCTGGGCTGGTTCACCGCCCGCGGTTCGGGAACGGTCGCGAAACTCGTGCAGGGCGACACGCTCTCGCTCCACTACCTGGTCACGCACGCCGTTCCCGACGCGGTGGCCGCCGTCGTCGCGCCGGTCGCGGTGCTGGTGTACCTGTTCGCGGTCGACTGGCGGCTCGCCCTCGTCCTGCTCGTCCCGATCCTCGTCTACCTGGTCACCACGTCGATCATGGTCGTCCAATCGGGACCCAAGACCGGCCAGGCGATGCGCTGGGCGGAACGGATGGCGGGCGAGGCGGGCGCGTACCTGGAGGGACAGCCGGTGATCCGGGTGTTCGGCGGCGCGGCGGCGTCGTCGTTCCGGCGGCGGCTCGACGGGTACATCGGCTTCCTCGGCGACTGGCAGCGCCCGTTCACCGGCAAGAAGACCATGCTGGACTTCGCCACCCGGCCCGCCACGTTCCTGCTGCTGATCACCGGCGCCGGAATCCTGATGGCGATGGAGCCGGTGACGCTGATCTCGTTCCTCTTGCTGGGCACCACGTTCGGCGCCCGGCTGCTGGGCATCGGCTACGGCCTCGGCGGCGTCCGTGAAGGGATGCTCGCCGCCCGCCGGATCCAGGTCGTCCTCGACGAACCCGAACTGTCCACAGTGGAGCTTGAAGTCAGGGACGGTGTCGAGCCGGGCACGGTGGAGCTGGACCGCGTGGGCTTCGCCTACCGCACCGGGGTTCCCGTGCTGGAGAACGTTTCCCTGACCTTGCGACCCGGCACGGTGACCGCGCTGGTCGGCCCGTCGGGAGCGGGGAAGTCGACTCTCGCCGCCCTGGTCGCACGGTTCCACGACGTGACCGAGGGGACGATCCGGGTCGGTGGCCGGGACGTCCGGTCCTTCGCCGCCGACGAACTCTACGGCCGGGTGGGGTTCGTGCTGCAGGATCCGCAGCTCGTCCAGGGGACCGTGCGGGAGAACATCGCCCTCGCCGTCCCCGGCGCCACCGAAGAGCAGGTCACCGCCGCTGCCCGCGACGCGCAGATCCACGAGCGGATCCTGCGGTTGCCCCAGGGCTACGACACCGTCCTCGGCGCCGGTTCCCAGCTGTCCGGCGGGGAACGCCAGCGGGTCGCCATCGCCCGCACGATCCTCGCGGACGCCCCTGTCCTCGTCCTCGACGAAGCGACCGCCTTCGCCGATCCCGAGTCGGAGTACCTCGTGCAACAAGCACTCGACCGGCTCACCGCCTGCCGGACCGTCCTGGTCATCGCCCATCGCCTGCACACCGTCACCGGCGCCGACCGGATCGTGGTCCTCGACCACGGGAAGATCGCCGAAAGCGGGACCCACGAAGAGCTGCTGGCGTCGGACGGCCGCTACACCCGGCTGTGGCAGGCCGGAGCCGGTGCGGGGGTGACCGCGTGA
- a CDS encoding alpha/beta fold hydrolase, translating to MSHTQGEPEWVVTRDGRRLHAMVLHGPEGFTGPTVVFEAGAAATRSSWAAVQPEVARHARAIVYDRSGLGRSAPDPGGRTLRRMADDLNDVLDHFGTGPYVLAGHSAGGPIVRQAAARRPERIAGLVLVDPTDEAAEVLFGRAFRTGERVILRTGAVLARLGLLKVLFRGLLKGIPDDVRRDLEREAFTVGTTRTQREQARTFLDELAVWRHDPPVLGDIPLTVVSGGRGGGGMSAGMRAAANASHAHRVALSPGGRHVIAELSGHYVPKTEPEVIVREIVRMT from the coding sequence ATGAGCCACACCCAAGGCGAGCCGGAATGGGTCGTCACCCGCGACGGCCGTCGGCTCCACGCGATGGTGCTCCACGGGCCTGAGGGCTTCACCGGGCCGACGGTCGTGTTCGAAGCCGGGGCCGCCGCCACGCGGTCGTCCTGGGCGGCGGTCCAACCGGAGGTCGCCCGGCATGCCCGTGCGATCGTCTACGACCGTTCCGGGCTCGGCCGCAGCGCACCCGACCCCGGCGGCCGGACGCTGCGCCGGATGGCCGACGACCTCAACGACGTCCTTGACCACTTCGGCACGGGGCCGTACGTCCTCGCCGGGCACAGCGCGGGCGGGCCGATCGTGCGCCAGGCCGCCGCCCGCCGTCCCGAGCGGATCGCGGGGCTCGTGCTGGTCGACCCGACCGACGAGGCGGCGGAGGTGCTCTTCGGCCGTGCCTTCCGCACCGGTGAACGCGTCATCCTCAGGACCGGCGCCGTACTCGCGCGGCTCGGCCTGCTCAAAGTCCTCTTTCGCGGCCTTCTGAAGGGCATCCCGGACGACGTCCGCCGGGACCTCGAACGTGAGGCGTTCACCGTCGGGACGACGCGGACCCAGCGGGAGCAGGCCCGCACCTTCCTCGACGAACTGGCCGTCTGGCGGCACGATCCGCCGGTGCTCGGGGACATCCCGCTCACCGTGGTGTCGGGCGGACGCGGCGGGGGCGGGATGTCCGCCGGGATGCGGGCGGCGGCGAACGCGTCCCACGCGCACCGGGTGGCGCTCTCGCCCGGTGGCAGGCACGTGATCGCCGAGCTGTCCGGGCACTACGTCCCGAAGACCGAACCCGAGGTGATCGTGCGCGAGATCGTCAGGATGACGTGA
- a CDS encoding ABC transporter ATP-binding protein, which yields MIRTLLGLIPEAKRPAFRRYLVLAVLSVLLRATGVVLLVPLVGALFGADHRAALPWLGALAAVTAAGWAVDAVVGRLGFELGFGVLDHAQHDVAEHLTNVRLSWLDSENTQTARQAIAATGPDLVGLVGYLLTPLIGAVLLPVAIALALLPIAWPLGVAALAGVPVLLGALWATGRITRRADRAAAEANTTLTERIVEFARTQQTLRAARRVEPARSHAGAALAAHHGATVRLLRLQIPGQVLFGVAGQLALVLLAGTTVLLTTRNGLSVPEAIALIVVIARYLEPFSALGDLAPGIETATTTLGRIRTVLTAPVAPAGEAVQPGKRAPRIRFENVGFRYSPGTEAVLENFDLTLEPGMTTAIVGPSGSGKSTVLALLAGLHQPTSGRVLADGTDLAELSAAGRRELVTVVFQQPYLFEGSVRENVLAGDPSASEERIAEVVTLARVDELLDHTAVGEAGGALSGGERQRVSIARALLKPAPVLLVDEATSALDTENEDAVVRSLSADPVPRTRVIVTHRIAGIRHADRVVFLEDGQLTEDGTVEELLARQGRFADFWRRQLDATGWRIAAR from the coding sequence GTGATCCGCACGCTGCTGGGCCTGATCCCCGAGGCGAAACGCCCGGCGTTCCGGCGTTACCTCGTCCTCGCCGTGCTTTCGGTGCTGCTGCGCGCCACCGGTGTCGTCCTGCTCGTACCGCTGGTGGGTGCCCTGTTCGGCGCCGATCACCGGGCAGCGCTGCCCTGGCTGGGCGCGCTCGCCGCCGTCACCGCGGCGGGCTGGGCCGTCGACGCGGTCGTGGGACGGCTCGGGTTCGAACTCGGTTTCGGCGTGCTGGACCACGCCCAGCACGACGTCGCCGAGCATCTGACGAACGTCCGGCTGTCCTGGTTGGACAGTGAAAACACCCAGACCGCCCGCCAGGCCATCGCCGCGACCGGTCCCGATCTCGTCGGCCTGGTCGGCTACCTGCTCACCCCGCTCATCGGCGCGGTCCTGCTGCCGGTCGCGATCGCGCTGGCCCTGCTGCCGATCGCCTGGCCGCTCGGGGTCGCCGCGCTGGCCGGGGTCCCGGTGCTGCTGGGCGCGCTGTGGGCGACCGGGCGGATCACCCGGCGCGCCGACCGGGCGGCGGCCGAGGCGAACACCACGCTGACCGAGCGGATCGTCGAGTTCGCCCGCACCCAGCAGACGTTGCGCGCCGCCCGCCGCGTCGAACCCGCGCGCAGTCACGCCGGCGCCGCGCTCGCCGCGCACCACGGCGCGACCGTCCGGCTGCTGCGCCTGCAGATCCCCGGTCAGGTGCTGTTCGGCGTCGCCGGTCAGCTGGCACTGGTCCTGCTCGCCGGGACGACCGTCCTCCTCACCACGCGAAACGGTCTGAGCGTGCCCGAGGCGATCGCGCTGATCGTCGTGATCGCCCGGTACCTGGAGCCGTTCAGCGCGCTCGGCGATCTCGCCCCCGGCATCGAGACCGCCACCACCACGCTCGGCCGCATCCGCACCGTGCTCACCGCGCCCGTCGCCCCGGCGGGCGAGGCCGTCCAGCCGGGGAAGCGGGCTCCGCGGATCCGGTTCGAGAACGTCGGTTTCCGGTATTCACCCGGAACCGAAGCCGTACTGGAGAACTTCGACCTCACCCTGGAACCGGGGATGACGACGGCGATCGTCGGACCGTCCGGCTCCGGCAAGAGCACCGTCCTCGCCCTGCTCGCCGGGCTGCACCAGCCCACCAGCGGACGCGTGCTCGCCGACGGGACGGATCTCGCCGAGCTGTCCGCGGCCGGCCGCCGGGAGCTCGTCACCGTCGTCTTCCAGCAGCCGTACCTGTTCGAGGGTTCGGTGCGCGAGAACGTCCTGGCCGGTGATCCCTCGGCGAGCGAGGAAAGGATCGCCGAGGTCGTCACGCTCGCCAGGGTCGACGAGCTGCTGGACCACACGGCCGTCGGCGAGGCGGGCGGCGCGCTGTCGGGCGGTGAGCGGCAACGCGTGTCCATCGCCCGCGCGCTGCTCAAACCGGCGCCGGTACTGCTGGTCGACGAGGCCACCAGCGCGCTGGACACCGAGAACGAGGACGCCGTCGTCCGGTCCCTCAGCGCCGATCCCGTACCGAGGACGCGGGTGATCGTCACCCACCGGATCGCCGGGATCCGGCACGCCGACCGGGTCGTCTTCCTGGAGGACGGGCAGCTCACCGAGGACGGCACCGTCGAGGAACTCCTTGCGCGGCAAGGACGTTTCGCCGATTTCTGGCGGCGGCAGCTCGACGCCACCGGCTGGAGGATCGCCGCGCGATGA